The Pseudomonas berkeleyensis genome includes a region encoding these proteins:
- a CDS encoding DUF2796 domain-containing protein, whose translation MRHLLLALPFALLPLAAQAHEHSHDHDHDHAHDSLGAHEHGVASLNVALDGKLLELQLESPAMNLVGFEHAAKSDADKAKVAAAKKELEQPLQLFALASGDCKATEVELESPLFGDADHDHDHDHDHHPHEGEHSDIQAHYRFECANANELKQLDLGELFKRFPATEKIQVQLIGPSGQQGVELTPAQPRLSF comes from the coding sequence ATGCGCCATCTGCTGCTCGCCCTGCCCTTTGCCCTCCTACCGCTGGCCGCCCAGGCCCACGAACACAGCCATGATCACGATCATGACCATGCCCACGACAGCCTCGGTGCTCACGAACACGGTGTCGCCAGCCTCAACGTGGCACTGGATGGCAAGCTGCTGGAACTGCAGCTGGAGAGCCCGGCAATGAACCTGGTGGGCTTCGAGCATGCCGCCAAGAGCGATGCGGACAAAGCCAAGGTCGCTGCGGCCAAGAAGGAGCTGGAACAACCGCTGCAACTCTTCGCGCTGGCCAGCGGTGACTGCAAGGCTACCGAAGTCGAACTGGAGAGCCCGTTGTTCGGCGACGCCGACCACGACCACGACCACGACCACGACCATCATCCCCATGAAGGCGAACACAGCGATATCCAGGCGCATTACCGCTTCGAATGCGCCAATGCCAATGAATTGAAACAGTTGGATCTGGGCGAGCTGTTCAAACGCTTCCCCGCCACCGAGAAGATTCAGGTACAACTGATCGGCCCAAGCGGTCAGCAGGGCGTTGAACTGACTCCGGCCCAGCCACGCCTGTCTTTCTGA
- the trxA gene encoding thioredoxin, with amino-acid sequence MSDSPYIFDVSGAANFEQLVVENSFHKPVLVDFWADWCAPCKALMPMLAKITEEYAGELLLAKVNCDIEQDIVMRFGIRSLPTVVLFKDGQPVDGFAGAQPEAAIREMLKPHVAEPAPAAADPMEAAQALFAEGRFADSEALLKQVLTENNENAAALILYARCLAERGELAEAETVLNAVKGDEHKQALAGAKAQLTFLHQAADLPDVATLKSRLAQDAGDDEAVYQLAVQQLARQQYEAALDGLLKLFVRNRSYGEGLPHKTLLQVFDLLGGDHPLVTAYRRKLYQAIY; translated from the coding sequence ATGAGCGACTCCCCCTATATCTTCGACGTATCCGGTGCCGCCAACTTCGAGCAACTGGTAGTCGAGAACTCCTTCCACAAACCGGTACTGGTCGACTTCTGGGCCGACTGGTGCGCGCCGTGCAAGGCGCTGATGCCGATGCTGGCGAAGATCACCGAGGAATATGCCGGCGAGCTGCTGCTGGCCAAGGTCAACTGCGATATCGAGCAGGACATCGTCATGCGCTTCGGTATCCGCAGCCTGCCCACCGTGGTGCTGTTCAAGGACGGTCAACCGGTGGACGGTTTCGCCGGTGCCCAGCCGGAAGCGGCAATTCGCGAAATGCTCAAGCCGCACGTCGCCGAACCGGCACCGGCCGCCGCCGACCCGATGGAAGCGGCCCAGGCGCTGTTCGCCGAAGGTCGCTTCGCCGATAGCGAGGCGCTACTCAAGCAGGTGCTGACGGAAAACAACGAGAACGCTGCAGCGTTGATTCTCTACGCGCGCTGCCTGGCCGAGCGCGGCGAACTGGCCGAAGCCGAGACCGTGCTGAATGCGGTCAAGGGCGATGAACACAAACAGGCGCTGGCTGGCGCCAAGGCGCAGCTGACCTTCCTGCACCAGGCCGCCGACCTGCCCGACGTCGCCACGCTGAAAAGCCGTCTGGCCCAGGATGCCGGTGACGACGAGGCGGTGTATCAGCTGGCCGTGCAACAACTGGCGCGCCAGCAGTACGAAGCCGCGCTGGACGGCCTGCTCAAGTTGTTCGTGCGTAACCGCAGCTACGGCGAAGGCCTGCCACACAAGACCCTGCTGCAGGTGTTCGATCTGCTCGGCGGCGACCACCCGCTGGTCACTGCCTATCGTCGCAAGCTGTATCAGGCGATCTACTGA
- a CDS encoding ABC transporter ATP-binding protein, translating into MTQPLIELADLGFAWPGQAQLLDIPHFTLARGETLFLKGPSGSGKTTLLGLLGGVQKAQRGHIRLLGEDLGKLSAGARDRFRVDHTGYIFQQFNLLPFLSVRENVELPCRFSRSRAERARQRHGSIDAAAAALLDHLGLRAELLGRRADELSIGQQQRVAAARALIGQPELVIADEPTSALDFDAREAFLQLLFAECRAAGASLLFVSHDQSLALLFDRNLSLAELNRATRPQEA; encoded by the coding sequence ATGACCCAACCTCTGATCGAACTCGCCGATCTCGGCTTCGCCTGGCCTGGCCAGGCGCAGTTGCTGGATATCCCCCACTTCACCCTGGCGCGCGGCGAAACTCTGTTTCTCAAGGGCCCCAGCGGCAGCGGCAAGACCACCCTGCTAGGCCTGCTTGGCGGCGTACAGAAAGCCCAGCGCGGCCATATCCGCCTGCTTGGCGAAGACCTCGGCAAGCTCTCGGCCGGTGCACGCGACCGCTTTCGCGTCGACCACACGGGCTACATCTTCCAGCAGTTCAATCTGCTGCCATTCCTTTCCGTGCGCGAGAACGTCGAGCTGCCGTGCCGCTTCTCCCGTTCGCGCGCCGAACGTGCACGCCAGCGCCATGGCAGCATCGACGCCGCGGCCGCCGCGCTGCTCGACCACCTGGGCCTGCGCGCCGAACTGCTCGGCCGCCGTGCCGATGAACTGTCGATCGGCCAGCAACAACGCGTCGCCGCCGCCCGCGCCTTGATCGGCCAGCCGGAGCTGGTGATCGCCGATGAGCCCACTTCGGCGCTGGACTTCGACGCCCGTGAGGCCTTCCTGCAATTGCTCTTCGCCGAATGCCGCGCCGCTGGCGCCAGCCTGCTGTTCGTCAGCCACGACCAGAGCCTCGCACTGCTGTTCGACCGCAACCTGTCGCTGGCCGAACTCAACCGCGCCACGCGTCCACAGGAGGCCTGA
- a CDS encoding YbaY family lipoprotein, with protein sequence MTQRLHFLPILLSGLLVACASDPAPPPVDAPPTAPKPMLEPQSQASHLPAVSGQLLGVAAGAEVELALLVVDARGRPGRSLGSQQLRGDGEALPFELHFEPTALQAGQRLELRARVSHSGRLVQRLIPRTIASQSNQALGELSLVAAP encoded by the coding sequence ATGACCCAGCGACTTCATTTCCTGCCCATCCTGCTGAGCGGCCTGCTGGTCGCCTGCGCCAGCGACCCGGCACCGCCCCCAGTCGATGCACCGCCAACGGCGCCCAAGCCGATGCTCGAACCGCAGTCGCAAGCCAGCCACCTGCCAGCAGTGAGCGGCCAGTTGCTCGGCGTTGCAGCCGGTGCAGAAGTGGAGCTGGCGCTGCTTGTCGTCGATGCACGCGGCCGGCCTGGCCGCTCGCTCGGTAGCCAGCAGCTACGTGGCGACGGAGAGGCGCTGCCCTTCGAACTGCATTTCGAGCCCACCGCGCTGCAAGCCGGCCAACGCCTCGAATTGCGCGCCCGCGTCAGTCATTCCGGCCGCCTGGTGCAGCGCCTGATTCCACGCACCATTGCCAGCCAGAGCAATCAGGCGCTCGGTGAGCTGAGCCTGGTAGCCGCCCCATGA
- a CDS encoding class I SAM-dependent methyltransferase — MIAPAALQAALAELLGDARLVAETLPGTDIALWLIDASNMDRAFDPEETRRILEEPPYWSFCWASGLVLARWLAEHPEWVRGKRVLDFGAGSGVAAIAAAKAGATEVVACDLDPLALAASRANAELNGVTLNYSEDFFAEADRYDLILVADVLYDRANLPLLDHFLSRGRQALVADSRVKDFQHPLYQRLGLLEGCTWPDLAEPAEFRQVSLYHAQRPT, encoded by the coding sequence ATGATCGCACCCGCCGCCCTGCAGGCTGCGCTCGCCGAACTGCTCGGCGATGCCCGACTGGTGGCCGAAACGCTACCGGGAACCGATATCGCCTTGTGGCTGATTGACGCCAGCAACATGGATCGCGCCTTCGACCCCGAAGAGACCCGACGCATTCTCGAAGAGCCCCCCTACTGGAGTTTCTGCTGGGCCAGCGGCCTGGTGCTGGCACGCTGGCTGGCCGAGCATCCCGAGTGGGTGCGCGGCAAACGCGTACTGGATTTCGGCGCCGGCTCCGGGGTCGCCGCCATCGCGGCCGCCAAGGCGGGTGCGACAGAAGTGGTGGCCTGCGACCTCGATCCACTGGCGCTGGCCGCCAGTCGCGCCAATGCCGAGCTCAACGGCGTGACCCTGAACTACTCGGAAGATTTCTTCGCCGAAGCGGATCGCTACGACCTGATTCTGGTCGCCGACGTGCTCTACGACCGCGCCAACCTGCCGCTACTCGATCACTTCCTCAGCCGCGGGCGCCAGGCGCTGGTGGCCGATTCGCGGGTGAAGGATTTTCAACATCCGCTCTACCAGCGCCTGGGGCTGCTGGAAGGCTGCACCTGGCCGGATCTGGCCGAGCCTGCCGAATTCCGTCAGGTCAGCCTGTATCATGCGCAACGACCGACATGA